In Gossypium raimondii isolate GPD5lz chromosome 12, ASM2569854v1, whole genome shotgun sequence, a single window of DNA contains:
- the LOC105761905 gene encoding uncharacterized protein LOC105761905: MESWEFFLTNLRRYVISNDNICIISDRGKGLIAAIRRSGVPWRSVYCIRHIATNFQRDYKNADWKRQVVRMVHELEPHIFRQRMARLESDMEGQTNTSFQQWLGTMEPWQWAQSFDEGFRYGQMTTNLVEGINDVLLKTRHLSISSSSGSFSELATLMPRMGQQQVNQMEVGHVFVEDVRDAMVANRQMARSMTVEVYSRHNEMFRVTETIGRRPGIPPRSYGVDLQNRRCYCRRFQTLHYPCAHVVPACAKVGLNVEQFIDEVYTIERTLRVWENEFPVLPDLSTWEVPPTTFELVPDKRLRRNPKGCSQSSRIHNEMDIREKSDWKLCNVCRLADHNRSKCPLRNYHVGQSSQLGRN; encoded by the exons ATGGAATCGTGGGAGTTCTTCCTTACCaacctgcggaggtatgttattagcaacgataatatttgcatcatctccgatagagggaaaGGATTAATTGCAGCCATTAGGCGTTCCGGTGTACCATGGAGATCTGTTTACTGCATTCGGCACATCGCGACTAACTTCCAgcgagattataagaatgcagactggaagagacaagttgtgagaatgg TGCACGAGCTAGAGCCACACATTTTTCGCCAAAGAATGGcccgacttgagagtgacatggagggtcaAACCAACACATCTTTCCAGCAGTGGTTGGGTACGATGGAGccgtggcaatgggctcaaagttttgacgagggctttcgttatggtcaaatgaccacaaacttggTGGAGGGGATCAATGATGTGTTATTAAAAACACGGcatctttcaatttcatcatcttctggCTCGTTCTCTGAgttggctaccttgatgccaagaatgggtcagcaacaAGTGAACCAGATGGAGGTGGGACACGTCTTTGTCGAAGATGTTagggatgcaatggttgcaAACCGTCAGATGGCAAGGTCGATGACAGTAGAAGTATATTCACGACATAATGAAATGTTTCGAGTTACAGAGACCATCGGTCGTCGACCCGGTATACCACCtaggtcctacggagttgatctccAAAACAGACGGTGCTACTGCAGGAGGTttcaaacacttcattatccatgtgcACATGTCGTGCCAGCTTGTGCTAAAGTTGGGCTCAATGTAGAACAATTTATCGATGAAGTGTACACCATCGAACGCACGTTGCGTGTATGGGAAAACGAGTTCCCCGTGCTTCCTGACCTATCTACTTGGGAGGTACCTCCGACGACCTTCGAGCTTGTCCCAGACAAAAGGTTGCGTAGGAACCCAAAAGGTTGTTCGCAATCATCCAGAATCCATAAcgaaatggacattagggagaaatccgACTGGAAACTGTGTAACGTATGCAGATTAGCCGATCATAATCGGAGTAAATGCCCGCTCCGAAACTACCATGTTGGACAATCGTCTCAATTGGGTAGAAATTGA
- the LOC105762835 gene encoding uncharacterized protein LOC105762835 isoform X2, translating into MSRLQAFEVMTLLLKDSTQYLEAHKCGLSMKQNQVILNTKPSICSAINMATGESGDPEKVNFDNIKEKARRLWDSSPQPVKRFPWNRALENFVQLTLDLTLAVVKYLSVPVLAVSSLSEMSYCAHQRKLTIIPVPLLLGFVLAGFLKETALELSPLLKDAEVPWHLIAIAIFFTLIKLPGPYYPYWGRIFIPHIANGALFRTLWFMFLWYRRSKISGAELPNSLVNARDSEVE; encoded by the exons ATGTCTCGACTCCAAGCCTTTGAGGTCATGACTCTCCTGTTGAAG GACTCAACTCAGTATCTTGAAGCACACAAATGTGGTTTGAGCATGAAACAAAACCAAGTCATTCTGAATACTAAGCCAAGTATCTGTTCTGCTATAAATATGGCCACAGGCGAGTCTGGTGATCCtgaaaaagtaaattttgacaATATAAAAGAGAAGGCAAGAAGACTGTGGGACAGTTCTCCTCAACCTGTGAAGAGATTTCCTTGGAACAGAGCTTTGGAGAACTTTGTTCAACTCACACTTGATCTTACACTAGCAGTGGTCAAATATCTAAGTGTACCCGTACTGGCAGTTTCATCCCTCAGTGAGATGTCCTACTGTGCGCATCAAAGGAAGTTGACCATCATCCCTGTTCCCCTACTCCTTGGCTTTGTACTTGCCGGGTTTCTGAAAGAAACTGCCTTGGAACTTTCTCCTCTTCTCAAG GATGCAGAAGTTCCATGGCACCTGATTGCAATAGCAATATTCTTCACATTGATCAAACTGCCAGGCCCATATTACCCGTACTGGGGGCGGATTTTCATTCCTCACATTGCAAATGGAGCATTATTCAGGACTCTATGGTTTATGTTTTTGTGGTATCGCAGATCCAAAATATCAGGAGCTGAGTTGCCAAATAGTCTGGTAAATGCCAGAGATTCTGAAGTTGAATAA
- the LOC105762835 gene encoding uncharacterized protein LOC105762835 isoform X1, whose translation MATIAACSSHLLSASTHFHGFPKTYLKIHSPFLHKLKDSTQYLEAHKCGLSMKQNQVILNTKPSICSAINMATGESGDPEKVNFDNIKEKARRLWDSSPQPVKRFPWNRALENFVQLTLDLTLAVVKYLSVPVLAVSSLSEMSYCAHQRKLTIIPVPLLLGFVLAGFLKETALELSPLLKDAEVPWHLIAIAIFFTLIKLPGPYYPYWGRIFIPHIANGALFRTLWFMFLWYRRSKISGAELPNSLVNARDSEVE comes from the exons ATGGCCACAATCGCTGCATGTTCTTCTCACTTGTTATCTGCTTCTACCCATTTCCATGGCTTCCCTAAAACCTATCTAAAAATTCATTCCCCTTTTCTTCATAAGCTCAAG GACTCAACTCAGTATCTTGAAGCACACAAATGTGGTTTGAGCATGAAACAAAACCAAGTCATTCTGAATACTAAGCCAAGTATCTGTTCTGCTATAAATATGGCCACAGGCGAGTCTGGTGATCCtgaaaaagtaaattttgacaATATAAAAGAGAAGGCAAGAAGACTGTGGGACAGTTCTCCTCAACCTGTGAAGAGATTTCCTTGGAACAGAGCTTTGGAGAACTTTGTTCAACTCACACTTGATCTTACACTAGCAGTGGTCAAATATCTAAGTGTACCCGTACTGGCAGTTTCATCCCTCAGTGAGATGTCCTACTGTGCGCATCAAAGGAAGTTGACCATCATCCCTGTTCCCCTACTCCTTGGCTTTGTACTTGCCGGGTTTCTGAAAGAAACTGCCTTGGAACTTTCTCCTCTTCTCAAG GATGCAGAAGTTCCATGGCACCTGATTGCAATAGCAATATTCTTCACATTGATCAAACTGCCAGGCCCATATTACCCGTACTGGGGGCGGATTTTCATTCCTCACATTGCAAATGGAGCATTATTCAGGACTCTATGGTTTATGTTTTTGTGGTATCGCAGATCCAAAATATCAGGAGCTGAGTTGCCAAATAGTCTGGTAAATGCCAGAGATTCTGAAGTTGAATAA
- the LOC105762835 gene encoding uncharacterized protein LOC105762835 isoform X3, with protein sequence MKQNQVILNTKPSICSAINMATGESGDPEKVNFDNIKEKARRLWDSSPQPVKRFPWNRALENFVQLTLDLTLAVVKYLSVPVLAVSSLSEMSYCAHQRKLTIIPVPLLLGFVLAGFLKETALELSPLLKDAEVPWHLIAIAIFFTLIKLPGPYYPYWGRIFIPHIANGALFRTLWFMFLWYRRSKISGAELPNSLVNARDSEVE encoded by the exons ATGAAACAAAACCAAGTCATTCTGAATACTAAGCCAAGTATCTGTTCTGCTATAAATATGGCCACAGGCGAGTCTGGTGATCCtgaaaaagtaaattttgacaATATAAAAGAGAAGGCAAGAAGACTGTGGGACAGTTCTCCTCAACCTGTGAAGAGATTTCCTTGGAACAGAGCTTTGGAGAACTTTGTTCAACTCACACTTGATCTTACACTAGCAGTGGTCAAATATCTAAGTGTACCCGTACTGGCAGTTTCATCCCTCAGTGAGATGTCCTACTGTGCGCATCAAAGGAAGTTGACCATCATCCCTGTTCCCCTACTCCTTGGCTTTGTACTTGCCGGGTTTCTGAAAGAAACTGCCTTGGAACTTTCTCCTCTTCTCAAG GATGCAGAAGTTCCATGGCACCTGATTGCAATAGCAATATTCTTCACATTGATCAAACTGCCAGGCCCATATTACCCGTACTGGGGGCGGATTTTCATTCCTCACATTGCAAATGGAGCATTATTCAGGACTCTATGGTTTATGTTTTTGTGGTATCGCAGATCCAAAATATCAGGAGCTGAGTTGCCAAATAGTCTGGTAAATGCCAGAGATTCTGAAGTTGAATAA
- the LOC105761906 gene encoding methyl jasmonate esterase 1 yields the protein MYQIWKLMLLVSLLICHLLSKVPATSLEPPKHFVLVHGSCHGAWSWYKVVPLLKSGGHNVTALDLGGSGVDPQQVNTLRSISDYIKPLREFMASLPDEEKVVLVGHSLGGLAISQAMEMFPEKVAVAVFVTASMPGPTLNVSILIQKALRDQDSQMDNHYTYDDGPSSPPTTFTFGPMFLSSKVYQLSPPEDSALASMLMRPIRLYSAEDMSREVVLSQKKYGSVNRVFIISEKDLVSKEDFVGWMIRENPPRQVEVIKGSDHMVMMSKPIQLSKLLLCLATNYSQR from the exons ATGTATCAGATTTGGAAGCTCATGCTCTTAGTTTCACTTTTAATTTGCCACCTTCTATCCAAGGTGCCGGCAACATCATTGGAGCCACCAAAGCACTTTGTGTTGGTTCATGGGTCTTGCCATGGCGCTTGGTCATGGTACAAGGTGGTGCCACTGCTAAAATCTGGTGGCCACAATGTTACCGCCTTAGACCTGGGTGGGTCAGGGGTTGATCCACAGCAAGTCAACACTCTGAGATCGATCTCTGATTACATAAAGCCCTTGAGGGAATTCATGGCATCGTTACCCGATGAAGAAAAAGTGGTGCTTGTTGGTCACAGTTTAGGCGGTTTGGCCATCTCTCAAGCAATGGAAATGTTTCCGGAAAAAGTCGCTGTAGCAGTTTTTGTGACAGCCTCCATGCCTGGTCCAACACTCAACGTTTCCATTCTCATTCAGAAG GCATTACGTGATCAAGATTCCCAAATGGACAACCATTATACATACGATGATGGGCCTAGCAGCCCTCCAACCACCTTCACTTTTGGTCCAATGTTCCTCTCTTCTAAAGTCTACCAGCTCAGCCCACCTGAG GATTCTGCATTGGCAAGTATGTTGATGAGGCCAATACGGTTGTATAGTGCAGAAGACATGTCAAGAGAAGTAGTACTCTCTCAGAAGAAATACGGGTCGGTTAATCGGGTTTTTATAATTTCGGAAAAGGATTTGGTCTCCAAGGAGGATTTTGTAGGGTGGATGATCCGGGAAAACCCACCCCGTCAAGTTGAAGTGATCAAAGGGTCCGATCATATGGTGATGATGTCCAAGCCTATCCAACTTTCTAAACTGCTATTATGCTTAGCTACAAACTACAGTCAACGCtag
- the LOC105762837 gene encoding uncharacterized protein LOC105762837, translating into MEDAKNPPPQQLVSSEKEELGKEEEPKAEEQLPASTTAPNSGGGWGGWGFSAFSVLSDLQKAATVAAEEISRNASVVAEKAAKSIADMQIAEESESSKADEAEESPSEKESEDEDDKLRKSALDKLEKASGDSFLGQGLKVFDNSVENFASGAWQALGSAWKGGTNFVQKLEHSAVNITDSIQHGGLPAGSVAPSLIETGKAFTTKGMQVLEYVGKETMDLLINETGIEVEKNSKGTDHLSDEDQSVEEVSFDRCFYIYGGPEQLEELEALSSHYALLFNRRKAKLPSEQKSVYEGKLKQIQQIFSLDAEIDGNGPQSAKGKKIETGTDGSHDEMKILHDSSVSKAVDMAVGFTNALAGLAVNDVIQRTAGRLDSLHSEGVHRLSEMCCLAMSHLLMLGKSVISGSNKVQDEDADGDMMNIDWPEDSVEKAKLIRLKAQSMTGYVEAVSSSFITGIYDVAEAYLAAIKSVNADSHEALTKASIQEKANSFSEHLRSDQNIAVSKIQDGLQNLSYVVLSNSMPAA; encoded by the exons atggaagatGCCAAGAACCCACCACCACAACAATTAGTATCTTCAGAAAAGGAAGAGctaggaaaagaagaagaacccAAAGCGGAGGAGCAATTACCGGCTTCAACTACAGCGCCAAATAGTGGAGGAGGATGGGGTGGTTGGGGTTTCTCTGCTTTCTCCGTTCTCTCCGATCTTCAAAAGGCTGCCACTGTTGCCGCTGAGGAGATCTCTCGCAAT GCTTCTGTGGTTGCAGAGAAGGCTGCAAAGAGCATTGCAGATATGCAAATTGCTGAAGAGTCAGAATCTTCTAAGGCAGATGAAGCAGAAGAATCTCCAAGTGAAAAGGAAAGTGAGGATGAGGATGACAAGCTACGAAAGTCTGCTCTGGATAAGTTAGAGAAAGCAAGTGGCGATTCTTTCCTTGGTCAG GGTTTGAAGGTTTTTGACAACTCTGTGGAAAATTTTGCTTCTGGTGCATGGCAGGCACTAGGGAGTGCATGGAAAGGGGGTACCAATTTTGTTCAGAA GCTTGAGCATTCTGCTGTGAACATTACAGATTCCATTCAGCATGGAGGTTTACCCGCTGGTTCAGTTGCACCCTCATTAATTGAG ACTGGAAAAGCCTTTACGACAAAGGGAATGCAAGTGCTTGAATATGTGGGAAAGGAGACTATGGATTTACTGATCAATGAAACTGGTATAGAAGTTGAAAAGAACTCTAAGGGCACTGATCATCTATCTGATGAGGATCAGTCGGTAGAGGAAGTTAGTTTTGATCGATGCTTCTACATATATGGAGGTCCAGAGCAGTTAGAG GAACTGGAAGCATTGTCCAGCCATTATGCCCTTCTGTTTAATCGGAGAAAAGCAAAATTGCCTTCTGAACAGAAATCTGTGTATGAGGGAAAGCTTAAACAAATCCAACAAATTTTCAGTTTAGATGCTGAAATTGATGGAAATGGTCCACAGTCGgccaaaggaaagaaaatagagaCTGGAACTGATGGCAGTCATGATgagatgaaaattttacatgattcaagtGTCAGCAAGGCTGTTGATATGGCTGTCGG GTTCACAAATGCATTGGCAGGATTAGCTGTTAATGACGTAATTCAAAGAACTGCTGGAAGGCTAGATTCGCTGCACTCAGAGGGGGTTCAT AGGCTTTCAGAAATGTGCTGTTTAGCAATGTCTCATCTTCTGATGCTGGGTAAATCTGTCATATCTGGTTCTAACAAAGTTCAAGATGAAGATGCCGATGGTGATATGATGAATATTGACTGGCCAGAAGATTCTGTTGAGAAGGCTAAACTAATAAGATTAAAGGCACAATCAATGACAGGATACGTGGAAGCTGTATCCAGCAGCTTTATCACAG GCATATACGATGTAGCTGAAGCTTATCTAGCGGCCATTAAGAGTGTTAATGCAGATTCACATGAAGCACTTACAAAAGCATCTATCCAGGAGAAAGCTAATTCCTTCTCTGAACATCTCCGTAGTGATCAGAACATTGCAGTGAGCAAAATCCAGGATGGACTCCAAAATTTGTCGTATGTGGTCCTTTCGAACTCAATGCCAGCTGCTTGA